Proteins encoded by one window of Antechinus flavipes isolate AdamAnt ecotype Samford, QLD, Australia chromosome 4, AdamAnt_v2, whole genome shotgun sequence:
- the DEGS1 gene encoding sphingolipid delta(4)-desaturase DES1 has translation MGARVSRQDFEWVYTDQPHADRRKEILAKYPEIKSLMKPDYSLIWIVILMVLAQLVAFYLVKDLDWKWVLFWSYAFGSCISHSMTLAIHEISHNLAFGNGKALWNRYFGIFANLPFGVPYSISFKRYHMDHHRYLGGDGIDVDIPTNFEGWFFCTRFRKFIWVVLQPLIYAFRPMCINPKPITYLEIINLTIQLSFDIFIYYFFGIKSLVYVFAGSVLGLGLHPISGHFIAEHYMFLKGHETFSYYGPLNLITFNVGYHNEHHDFPNIPGKNLPLVKKIAAEYYDNLPQYNSWIRVLYDFVMDDSISPYSRVKRHLKGEVKQD, from the exons atGGGAGCCCGTGTGTCGCGGCAGGACTTCGAATGGGTCTACACGGATCAGCCGCACGCAGATCGCCGCAAGGAGATCCTGG CCAAGTATCcagaaataaaatctttgatGAAACCAGATTACAGCTTGATATGGATTGTGATTTTGATGGTTCTTGCACAGTTGGTTGCATTTTACTTAGTGAAAGACTTGGACTGGAAATGGGTTTTGTTCTGGTCTTACGCCTTTGGCAGCTGCATTAGTCATTCAATGACTTTGGCTATTCATGAGATCTCTCACAATCTTGCATTTGGCAATGGCAAGGCTCTTTGGAACCGGTATTTTGGAATATTCGCAAATCTTCCTTTTGGCGTTCCATATTCTATTTCCTTCAAGAGGTACCACATGGATCATCATCGCTACCTAGGAGGAGACGGTATCGATGTGGATATTCCCACCAATTTTGAGGGCTGGTTTTTCTGTACCCGTTTCAGAAAGTTTATATGGGTTGTTCTTCAGCCACTAATTTATGCTTTTCGACCAATGTGTATCAACCCCAAGCCAATTACCTACTTGGAAATTATCAATCTGACAATTCAGTTGagttttgacatttttatttactatttttttggaATCAAATCTCTTGTGTATGTATTTGCAGGATCAGTACTTGGTCTAGGTTTACACCCAATTTCTGGACATTTCATAGCTGAACattacatgtttttaaaaggaCATGAAACTTTTTCTTATTATGGACCTCTTAACTTAATAACTTTCAATGTAGGTTATCATAATGAACATCATGACTTTCCCAATATACCTGGAAAGAACCTTCCATTG GTGAAAAAAATAGCAGCAGAATATTATGACAACTTGCCTCAATACAACTCCTGGATAAGAGTGctctatgattttgtgatggaTGATTCTATCAGTCCCTATTCTAGAGTGAAGAGACATCTAAAGGGAGAAGTGAAACAGGATTAA